From Pseudomonas sp. StFLB209, a single genomic window includes:
- the dbpA gene encoding ATP-dependent RNA helicase DbpA → MTQTAFNTLPLSAAMLANLESLGYAEMTPIQAQGLPVILKGLDLIAQAQTGSGKTAAFGIGLLKPINPRFFGCQALVMCPTRELADQVAKEIRRLARAEDNIKVLTLCGGVPFGPQIGSLEHGAHIIVGTPGRIQQHLRKGSLVLDGVNTLVLDEADRMLDMGFIEAITEIVEHTPERRQTLLFSATYPAGIKQLAAQFMREPQIVKVQTLHADSQIQQIFYEIAPEQRLEAVVRVLNHFQPASCVAFCFTKQQVQEVVDHLTAKGMSAVALHGDLEQRDRDQVLAMFANRSTSVLVATDVAARGLDIDALDMVINVELARDSEIHVHRVGRTGRAGEKGVAISLVAPPESARARAIESLQKTPLNWQQYDALTTKGGARLQPAMTTLCIASGRKDKLRPGDILGALTGDAGIAGKQVGKIAIFDFQSYVAVEHAVAQQALDRLNKGKIKGKSLRVRII, encoded by the coding sequence GTGACACAAACCGCTTTCAATACCTTGCCGCTGTCTGCCGCCATGCTGGCCAACCTGGAGTCGCTGGGCTATGCCGAGATGACGCCGATCCAGGCGCAGGGTCTGCCGGTGATTCTCAAGGGCCTGGACCTGATCGCCCAGGCCCAGACCGGCAGCGGCAAGACCGCAGCCTTCGGCATCGGCCTGCTCAAACCGATCAACCCGCGCTTTTTCGGCTGTCAGGCACTGGTCATGTGCCCGACCCGCGAACTCGCCGATCAGGTGGCCAAGGAGATTCGTCGCCTGGCCCGCGCCGAAGACAATATCAAGGTGCTGACCCTGTGTGGCGGCGTACCGTTCGGTCCGCAGATTGGCTCGCTGGAGCACGGCGCACACATCATCGTCGGCACGCCCGGACGTATTCAACAGCACTTGCGCAAAGGCTCGCTGGTGCTCGACGGCGTCAACACCCTGGTGCTCGATGAAGCCGACCGGATGCTCGACATGGGCTTTATCGAAGCCATTACCGAGATCGTCGAACACACCCCTGAGCGCCGCCAGACCCTGCTGTTCTCGGCTACCTACCCGGCCGGCATCAAGCAACTGGCCGCGCAGTTCATGCGTGAGCCGCAGATCGTCAAGGTCCAGACCCTGCACGCCGACAGCCAGATCCAGCAGATTTTCTACGAGATCGCCCCCGAGCAACGTCTTGAAGCGGTAGTGCGGGTGCTCAATCACTTCCAGCCGGCCTCCTGCGTGGCCTTTTGCTTCACCAAGCAGCAGGTCCAGGAAGTGGTCGACCATCTGACCGCCAAGGGCATGTCGGCCGTGGCGCTGCACGGTGATCTGGAACAGCGTGACCGCGATCAGGTGCTGGCGATGTTCGCCAACCGCAGCACCTCGGTGCTGGTGGCCACCGACGTGGCGGCACGCGGCCTGGATATCGATGCGCTGGACATGGTGATCAACGTCGAGCTGGCCCGCGATTCGGAAATCCACGTGCACCGGGTCGGGCGTACCGGCCGCGCAGGCGAAAAAGGCGTGGCGATCAGCCTGGTTGCACCGCCGGAAAGTGCTCGTGCGCGAGCCATCGAATCGCTGCAAAAGACGCCACTGAACTGGCAACAGTACGACGCCCTGACCACCAAGGGCGGCGCTCGCCTGCAACCGGCGATGACCACCCTGTGCATTGCCTCGGGCCGCAAGGACAAACTGCGTCCTGGCGACATTCTTGGCGCCCTGACCGGCGACGCGGGCATTGCGGGTAAACAGGTCGGCAAGATCGCGATTTTCGACTTCCAGTCGTATGTCGCCGTTGAGCACGCCGTCGCCCAGCAGGCGCTCGATCGCCTGAACAAAGGCAAGATCAAGGGCAAATCGCTGCGCGTGCGAATCATCTGA
- the mdtD gene encoding multidrug transporter subunit MdtD: MSTSTPVLDEKTLRWMPWVIAIAFFMQSLDGTILNTALPSMAQSLKEDPLRMQSVVIAYMLTIALLIPASGWIADRFGIRRIFFSAILLFSIGSLLCAVSWTLDMLVGARIIQGLGGALMLPIGRLIVLRAYPRSELVRIMGFITVPALLGPLLGPTLGGWMVEYMSWHWIFLLNIPVGILGCYAVKHYIPDIPGGGRTRFDTLGFLLFGAAMLLITAAMEGLGELHLPHMRVVLLLFAGMGCLAAYWLRAGHVEAPLFSPTLFRTRTFAVGILGNLFARLGSGALPFLIPLLLQVALGYSPSQAGMSMLPLAAAGMFAKTIARWLIDALGYRIILTGNTLLLGILLASLALVDAQTPYWVLLVHLALLGAVNSLQFTAMNTVTLIDLDDASAASGNSLLSVVAQLALSLGVACAAALLGGFSSDVSGGEANSVLGAFQLTFLSVGVMSMLAAGIFLQLPGRKA, translated from the coding sequence ATGAGCACATCGACACCTGTTCTGGATGAAAAGACCCTGCGCTGGATGCCGTGGGTGATCGCCATCGCCTTCTTCATGCAAAGCCTGGACGGCACCATTCTCAACACCGCATTGCCGTCCATGGCCCAGTCACTGAAGGAAGACCCACTGCGCATGCAGTCGGTGGTGATCGCCTACATGCTGACCATCGCGCTGCTGATTCCCGCCTCGGGCTGGATCGCTGACCGCTTTGGTATCAGGCGCATCTTCTTCAGCGCGATCCTGTTGTTCAGCATTGGCTCGTTGCTCTGCGCCGTGTCATGGACCCTGGACATGCTGGTCGGGGCGCGGATCATCCAGGGGCTGGGCGGCGCGCTGATGCTACCGATCGGCCGGCTGATCGTGCTGCGTGCCTACCCGCGCTCGGAGCTGGTGCGGATCATGGGGTTCATCACCGTCCCGGCCCTGCTCGGTCCGCTATTGGGACCGACCCTGGGCGGCTGGATGGTCGAGTACATGAGCTGGCACTGGATTTTCCTGCTCAACATTCCGGTGGGCATCCTCGGCTGCTATGCGGTCAAGCATTACATCCCGGACATCCCCGGCGGCGGGCGTACGCGCTTCGACACGCTGGGTTTCCTGTTGTTCGGCGCCGCCATGCTGCTGATCACCGCCGCCATGGAAGGGCTGGGCGAGCTGCATTTGCCACACATGCGGGTGGTGCTGTTGCTGTTTGCCGGCATGGGTTGTCTGGCCGCTTACTGGCTGCGCGCCGGGCATGTCGAGGCACCGCTGTTCTCGCCGACACTGTTTCGCACCCGGACCTTCGCGGTGGGTATCCTCGGCAATCTGTTCGCCCGCCTGGGCAGCGGCGCGCTGCCGTTTCTGATTCCTTTGCTGCTGCAAGTCGCGCTGGGCTATTCGCCGTCCCAGGCCGGGATGAGCATGCTGCCACTGGCGGCCGCAGGAATGTTCGCCAAGACCATCGCGCGCTGGCTGATCGACGCGCTGGGCTACCGGATCATCCTCACCGGCAACACGCTGCTGCTGGGCATACTGCTGGCCAGCCTGGCGCTGGTGGATGCGCAGACCCCGTACTGGGTATTGCTGGTGCATCTGGCGCTGCTCGGGGCGGTCAACTCGCTGCAGTTCACGGCGATGAATACCGTGACCCTGATCGACCTGGACGATGCCAGCGCGGCCAGCGGCAACAGCCTGTTGTCAGTGGTCGCGCAACTGGCCCTGAGCCTGGGCGTGGCCTGTGCAGCAGCGCTGCTGGGCGGGTTCAGCAGCGACGTGAGTGGTGGCGAAGCCAACAGCGTGCTGGGTGCGTTCCAGCTGACCTTTCTCAGTGTCGGGGTGATGTCGATGCTGGCGGCGGGGATCTTCCTGCAGCTTCCGGGGCGCAAGGCGTAG
- a CDS encoding TldD/PmbA family protein, with translation MDRQAQFEALVAVLKAGCESAEQFTLSYDAEASDFIRFNHGQVRQAGHVQQASVSLKLIHDGRHADLSLTLADAPTEDRLRLEQALRQLRETLPLLPVDPYLLPNTEAWSTESWQTTPLPESSSVVAQISEMARGLDLVGIYAAGPIYRGFASSWGALGWHQANSFNFDWSLFHANGQAVKANYAGLHWDNAACVRQFEQAREQLQYLGLPAITLAPGQYRAYLAPAALDEIMSMLAWGGFSAQAIASKQSPLQRLYDGEAHLSPLVSLNEHVSGSLSPAFSGEGYPRRDLGLISAGQAGERLVDSSSAAEYQLPANGANGGEWPSALSMAAGELAQEDILQQLGTGLYIGNLWYLNFSDQPAARMTGMTRFATFWVEDGRISAPVNTMRFDDSAYSMLGDQLEALTRERELILSTSTYEQRQTSSTRLPGALIKRLTLTL, from the coding sequence ATGGACCGCCAAGCACAATTCGAAGCCCTGGTGGCCGTGCTCAAGGCCGGTTGCGAGAGCGCTGAGCAGTTCACCCTGAGCTATGACGCCGAGGCGTCGGACTTCATCCGTTTCAATCACGGCCAGGTGCGTCAGGCCGGGCACGTGCAACAGGCCAGCGTCAGCCTCAAACTGATCCACGACGGTCGCCATGCCGACCTCAGCCTGACCCTGGCTGACGCCCCGACAGAGGACCGTCTGCGTCTGGAACAGGCGCTGCGCCAGTTGCGCGAAACCTTGCCACTGCTACCTGTCGACCCGTACCTGCTGCCCAATACCGAAGCCTGGAGTACCGAGAGCTGGCAAACCACGCCATTGCCAGAGAGCAGCAGCGTAGTGGCGCAGATCAGCGAAATGGCCCGTGGCCTGGATCTGGTCGGTATCTATGCCGCCGGCCCCATCTACCGCGGCTTTGCCAGTTCCTGGGGCGCCCTGGGCTGGCATCAGGCCAACAGCTTCAACTTCGACTGGAGCCTGTTCCATGCCAACGGCCAGGCGGTAAAAGCCAACTATGCAGGGCTGCATTGGGACAACGCAGCCTGCGTCCGCCAGTTCGAACAGGCTCGCGAGCAATTGCAGTACCTGGGCCTGCCGGCAATCACCTTGGCGCCCGGACAATACCGCGCCTATCTGGCGCCCGCCGCATTGGACGAAATCATGAGCATGCTGGCCTGGGGTGGCTTCTCGGCACAGGCCATCGCCAGCAAACAAAGCCCGCTGCAACGCCTGTACGACGGCGAGGCGCACCTCAGCCCGCTGGTGAGCCTGAATGAGCACGTCAGCGGCTCGCTGTCGCCAGCGTTCTCCGGCGAAGGCTACCCGCGCCGCGACCTGGGCCTGATCAGCGCCGGCCAGGCCGGCGAGCGCCTGGTGGACTCCAGTAGCGCCGCCGAATACCAATTGCCTGCCAACGGCGCCAACGGCGGCGAATGGCCCAGCGCGCTGAGCATGGCGGCTGGCGAGTTGGCCCAGGAAGATATCCTTCAGCAGCTCGGCACCGGCCTGTACATCGGCAACCTCTGGTACCTGAACTTCTCCGACCAGCCCGCTGCGCGCATGACCGGCATGACCCGCTTCGCAACCTTCTGGGTCGAGGACGGTCGGATCAGTGCACCGGTCAATACCATGCGCTTCGACGACAGCGCCTACAGCATGCTGGGCGATCAGCTAGAAGCCCTGACCCGGGAACGCGAGCTGATTCTGTCGACCAGCACCTATGAGCAGCGCCAGACATCCTCGACCCGCTTGCCCGGCGCCTTGATCAAACGCCTGACCCTGACGCTGTAA
- a CDS encoding TldD/PmbA family protein gives MFDFHAILKQRFAALRSEASFFSIRHVKRTHQYLSVRRNVAQPLSLGQDEGAMITVRLAGVETYAATHDLSQQGLQAALERAEALARQLAPHALLDLSAQPVSSAQADYLSPHLDQAFPALGDALQLLLDESASVPKDQRLVDWRASLGLETLEQIYLNSAGAQLRQAQRFVYPGLSVTAWDGHDSQTRSLGGSNFGQQGGAEIIQRCGLPGAAPRVADQALQLVLAPNTPSGARDLLLMPDQMILQIHESIGHPLELDRILGDERNYAGTSFVKASDFGTLQYGSSLLNVTFDPEIPEQLASYSHDDDGTPASKHYLIRNGLLERPLGGALSQQRSGLPGVANSRACNWNRAPIDRMANLNIEPGDQSLDSLIGGIEHGILMSNNRSWSIDDARNKFQFGCEWGQLIENGQLKGVVKNPNYRAVSAQFWRNLSAVGDASTFEVLGTPNCGKGEPNQVVRVGHASPACVFSDVDVFGGDA, from the coding sequence ATGTTCGACTTCCACGCCATCCTCAAGCAGCGCTTCGCGGCGTTGCGCAGTGAAGCGTCGTTCTTTTCCATTCGCCACGTAAAACGTACCCATCAATACCTTTCGGTACGCCGCAACGTCGCCCAGCCGTTGTCGCTGGGTCAGGACGAGGGGGCAATGATTACCGTACGCCTGGCGGGCGTGGAAACCTACGCGGCGACCCACGACCTGTCACAACAGGGTTTGCAGGCGGCGCTGGAGCGCGCCGAAGCGCTGGCCCGCCAGTTGGCGCCGCATGCGCTGCTCGACCTCAGCGCACAACCGGTCTCCAGTGCCCAGGCCGATTACCTGTCGCCACATCTGGACCAGGCGTTTCCCGCGCTGGGCGACGCCCTGCAACTGCTGCTCGACGAATCGGCCAGCGTGCCCAAAGACCAGCGTCTGGTCGACTGGCGAGCCAGTCTGGGCCTGGAAACCCTGGAGCAGATCTACCTCAACAGCGCCGGCGCGCAGTTGCGTCAGGCCCAGCGCTTTGTTTATCCGGGCCTGAGCGTCACTGCATGGGACGGCCACGACAGCCAGACCCGCAGCCTGGGCGGCAGCAACTTCGGCCAGCAGGGCGGCGCCGAAATCATCCAGCGTTGCGGCTTGCCCGGCGCAGCCCCACGGGTAGCCGACCAAGCCTTGCAACTGGTGCTGGCGCCCAATACCCCCAGTGGTGCACGGGACCTGCTACTGATGCCCGACCAGATGATTCTGCAGATCCACGAATCGATCGGTCATCCTCTGGAACTGGACCGCATCCTGGGTGATGAGCGTAATTACGCTGGCACCAGCTTCGTCAAGGCGTCAGATTTCGGCACCCTGCAGTATGGCTCCAGCCTGCTCAACGTGACCTTTGACCCGGAGATACCCGAACAACTGGCCAGCTACAGCCATGACGACGACGGCACACCGGCCAGCAAGCACTACCTGATTCGCAACGGTCTGCTGGAGCGGCCACTGGGCGGCGCCTTGTCGCAACAGCGCAGTGGCCTGCCGGGGGTGGCCAACAGCCGCGCCTGTAACTGGAACCGCGCGCCCATCGATCGTATGGCCAACCTGAATATCGAGCCAGGCGATCAGTCGCTGGACAGCCTGATCGGCGGTATCGAACACGGCATCCTGATGTCCAACAACCGCTCCTGGTCCATCGACGATGCTCGCAACAAATTCCAGTTCGGCTGCGAATGGGGACAACTGATCGAAAACGGCCAGCTCAAGGGCGTGGTCAAGAACCCCAACTACCGGGCCGTGTCCGCACAGTTTTGGCGCAATCTCAGTGCGGTGGGCGACGCCAGTACCTTCGAGGTGCTGGGCACGCCCAATTGCGGCAAGGGCGAACCCAATCAGGTGGTGCGGGTTGGTCATGCTTCACCGGCCTGCGTATTCAGTGATGTAGATGTATTCGGAGGAGACGCCTGA
- the betI gene encoding transcriptional regulator BetI, with amino-acid sequence MPKVGMQPIRRQQLIQATLAAIDQVGMGDASIALIARLAGVSNGIISHYFKDKNGLIEATMRHLMNALSANTAARRQALVDDSPRAHLRVIVEGNFDVSQVNGPAMKTWLAFWATSMHHTSLHRLQRINDHRLYSNLCWQFRRALPVDQARSAARGLAALIDGLWLRGALSGDGFDTEQAQRIAFEYLDMQLAKAATA; translated from the coding sequence ATGCCCAAGGTCGGTATGCAACCCATCCGTCGCCAACAACTGATCCAGGCCACATTGGCCGCGATTGATCAGGTCGGCATGGGCGACGCCAGCATCGCCTTGATCGCGCGTCTGGCCGGTGTCTCCAACGGCATCATCAGCCACTATTTCAAAGACAAGAATGGCCTGATCGAGGCCACCATGCGCCATCTGATGAACGCTCTGAGCGCCAACACGGCGGCGCGTCGCCAGGCCCTTGTCGACGATAGCCCCAGAGCACACCTGCGGGTCATTGTTGAAGGCAACTTCGACGTCAGCCAGGTCAATGGCCCGGCGATGAAAACCTGGCTGGCGTTCTGGGCCACCAGCATGCACCACACCTCGCTGCATCGCCTGCAACGCATCAACGACCATCGTCTGTACTCCAATCTGTGCTGGCAGTTCCGCCGTGCCCTGCCTGTCGATCAGGCACGCAGCGCCGCCCGCGGCCTGGCAGCCCTGATCGATGGCCTGTGGCTGCGCGGCGCGCTGTCGGGTGATGGGTTCGATACCGAGCAGGCGCAGCGCATCGCGTTCGAGTATCTGGATATGCAACTGGCCAAGGCAGCGACAGCCTGA